cattttttaatttagttatacattttattcattaagggtataaacgttattaaccactctaacttttaacgtgagaactcgattccaaaaatttacttcgcaaataatagtatagatatgaGATGACTTTTTTGctagatatttttttgtatttttctatcATCGACTTCCGATCTAACTGCTAAAACATCACTGCTAAATAACATTCTGAAATATTTGATAAACAAAAATTTGTGACCAAATATAAATCGGTGTTTAGATTCAGGTTTTGTTACCAACTAGTCGCTAAGTGGATATCTATGATCATAGCATAATATATTACTAGAGATTGATCCGCGCACCCACGctgatatttgttttcatatatttatatattagtatttgtttttcataattaattttatatattttagataagtcgtaatataactaattgtattacCGAATCCggtaatatgattatttttggtagaaatattcaaaatacatttgttatttatatattttgagatTTCTATACATCAGAACCGAACGCAGAAAAACTTAACTCAAAACTCacacaaaaatttatatattcatgtcaggccaaatttcaaaacaaaaaaaataatgatatccaaaaagaataatatgtacctaaatggatagccaatgttcatgcctaactaattttagaaactaaaaaaaaaaaagaatttctatgtgtttggctaaagtaagtgaaatagaaagagtattttatttagtaaaataattatatggagtggAAAATTAAATGATCGTAAttgtaatacaattttattattttgatttaatttatattgtattcactaaaacatgtttttgaattatgtttttgttaaGTAATTTTCTaccgattgaaactaaaatataaaaaaaatttagtaaaacaaactaaacagaacatttaaccatatgcaaaacctaattattttacatttttattttataattaacacaaagttaatattgattaactaataaataaaaatctgtaCTATTATTATTAAGGTAATATAAGTAATGATGTTATGCATtattaagataatataattaataaaattgttaaactaagtgaaatatgaaaaaaaaattaatgtaattatattcatgaaattactaaaaagaCAATGTACTTCATTTTTATACTGAtatccatgttttcaaacagTTATTGTCCATGTTTACAAACAATAACAAAATGtacttcatttttaataatatagatgatatAACGATAGCATAATATGTTATTGTGATTATGTTGATGAACCCTAAATTCACATCACGGGGattcgggtatcggttcggttcggttcaggtattttgggtttcgggttgtTCGGGTAGGGCGCTAAAGTATCCATTTACTACTTGACTtattttcggttcggatagtaaaagTAAAACTAGGAACCGGGAAATGCCCAAAAAATattcggttctcatttggttCTGGTTCAGGTTCGGATAATTCGGGTAGTTCGAgtaattcaaataaaatatcggttatttagggtaaaataacaaataattaggatgatttatgtaagaattttggatattttggattactttggatatttcggataaaactatccggatagtttcaGGTACTTTCAGGTAGttcggatactttataataatttagttatcctcaactattttcagatacttttaatagatctttaaattaaaaagtataaatttagttatattatatgtatatataattaatatttttatatattcggataTCCGTTCGGTTCTCAgtttggttccggttcggttcgattatttcagatataaaaatatagaaactgttGGGATATTTGAAGATTCTGGTCCGATTCTGATTTCGGGTATTTCGATCCGATTCCAATTCGGTTCTTTAGTTCTGGTTCTTTTGCTGAGGCCTTACTATTTCATAAAGCTAATTACTACTACAACTACAAAGAAGACGGGTGGTTTCATATATTCAGTGGAGTTTTATCGTTTAattaatataactaaatattttttttggtaaaataaatagAACTAAATATTGGCgcagaaaaaaacaaatgcatAGGTATTgtccatttttttataaatttttattacatcCTTATTATGATTGAGATCTATTTGTCGATATAATTATACGATTGCATTTTGAGTAAAATACACATGGGatagacaaaataaaattttgaaatagacTTTCCGACAACCAAACAAACATTTAACGTTAGCAAATAATTATCGTAAGGGCCAAAATATTTGTATAGAACCctattctgaaaaaaaaaactatattatatgACAAGTGTTAATTATATATCAATCAAATGATAAATGAAAATCGCAATAAtggttatgaaaaaaaattaaatccgTTGATGTGCTATGTCTACAAACTTGATGATAATGATGagataaatatcatttttaaaacaTCAAGGGAAGTATGTATtgcaaaacaacaacaacaacaacaaaacatacAAATTAGTCTGATAAGAACTTTCTGTAATCTTTCATAAGCTTTAAGATATCAATCATACCGAGAATAATATATAAGTGTATATAACAAGATTATCTGCCGACAATTTGTAGGGTATCCAACTATACAAAAAGTTTAAAGATATATGATTATATCGTTTTAAGAGAAATAAGAAATATAACACATTTCATTTGTAAGAAATCGAAAACCGGAATTGGCTGACCTAATTAAGAGCATGTGGTGATTAGTCTTTATGCCCAACAAAatgtaagaaaaataaaaaatcccaGATTATTTATCTAAAATGATCCAAAAACAGCTTTCTCCGATGAAGGATAGACAGCAAGGTCCACTGATTAAGTGTACTAGATTGTACGTACAAGCAAAATCTAAAGAATAAAGACAAACAGAGTCTATTAGATAACTAAAAGATTTGTGTCTTTTTAAGTTTAGATCGTGACAAGTTTGGGGTGATATCGAGACGATTAGCACAATGATCGACTATATACTCTAAAAACATCTTGAGGATATTAATATATgatctttatatatttctagGGCATCTAGTATTCTTTATTTATGATTACAAAGCCGGTTCTTGGAGCTaggcaacaacaacaatccACACTAAAACCATCAAAAAGTCTTGACACATATATAAGGTAtgtatataatcaatatatatagatGAGATAGTGATATGAATCAACCCTTGTCTTGATAGAACCATCACGAGAACGATATGTAACCAAAATTTGCTGACTGAAGCTCTTTGAGATGATCTTGATTGAAAGTGTTCAAGTGTTGTTCCAATTCAGGGTAGATAGAGAATTCTCCCAAGCCCGAGGAGTTTTGGCTGGGGTAACTATTCACCGTCGCATCTCCGTGCTGACCAGTTCCTAAGCTTCCGATTTGGTTGACTAGATGGGTCTGATCATGATgatgataaatattttgatgttcTTGGTGATGGTCATGATGATAAGAAGTAGTCTTAGTAGTGTCTCCATAAAAGCTATTAGGGTTTTCTGATGATGGTGAATCAGCAAACATCATGCTTTGTGCGACTTGTTGCTTTAGAATCTCAAGCTGTGCTTGTAGATTCACAACCTATATACCCAACAAAAATAAGCAATTACAAACAAAATTCGTTggctaaatatttttatattttgggtaTATATGTTTATGTAGATAGGGAATACCAAGATTAGGGTTTCCATAGAAAGTACCTGCTGCTGGAGAGCAAAGATATGAGAGACACAGCCGTAGATGGGATCTTGAAGCCTAGCTTGAGCTTCGTAAGAGATTGTAATGGCTGCTTCGCAGCGGTCGCTAGTGGGAAGCTGAGAGAGCAATTTAGAAGCATTGCTAGCTCCAAAAACCTTGTGAATGGCCGCAAAGTGTGAAGCTCCTTGTTCATGACAAAAGTATGGAGCAAACACACATCCCTTTGAACATTTCCTCCTGAGGAACTTACAAGCTCCACAAGGAGAGCCAGAGAGAGAACTAGAGCTTGAGCTACTCATGATATGATGGTGTTGTTGagaattattgataaaaatggtTGAAATTAACCTTGGGATTAATTGTGTGTTTGTTGCTATTGAattaggtttttgttttcacCTTGAGGCTTGAGTACATAGCTTTAAGGAgagaaattttataaacaatgcCAAAGGTGAAGAAGAAGGTGGGTTACATATAATAATCCATTTGTTAATTACGTTTTGTCTGCTTAATGGCCTACACTTTCTCATATTTATAATCATTCCTTTTGCATtagtacaattttatttttcttgttaaataAATTGACAATCCTTTTGGATTTTTGTATGCATTAAAAATGAGagattcattattttttaaattaaaagaaaagcaGGCttgatttatatatcaaaaatgaTATGTACCAAAAAGATATTGCATAGTAGAATGGACGTGCACATCTCTACTAAACCAATTTGATTAAACctaaaggaaaaaatagaaaacaaattaaCTACACAATTAGACCTTCTAACCAACAAACCCTTCCAACATTTGAGaagatatatttcaaatattagtCTATCTGTTGCTGGTGAAGATTCTTTGATTAAGTAAACCTTAGCACTGAAAAAAGGGTTAGTTAGCAAGGAAAATGATCAACGTTATTAGAAGTTATGATAAGGAAAATTTTAATCAGAATCAGTTCTGGAAAAGAATTGTATATATGATGGTTTTTGATTGATAGGTTTGCAAATTGCAATATTCTGTCAAGACATTATTTCTATAGTAAAACCAATATTCTAGCATGATTATTTCAaatccctatatatatatatattaaattacatAGGTACAAATAAATCATAGTAATACGTACATACTCGCTGGTCTCTTAAAATGTATCATAAATACAGTAAAAAgagtgtttttaaaatttgcgcttataacaaattaaaaataacaaacaatatattaaattaatacataCTTACATTCAGTTTTGTTTATTTCACAAACTTTAAGCATGATCAAATACAAAAAcgaacatttttattgtttaagttAATGAGTGTCTAACGTTATAATtgcatttaaaattttctccaTGCTCTTGGTAGTATAGTGGTTAGAGCTCCCAATATCAGCTCATACTTCAATTATCCAAGAGGCTACTGTAATgttggaaaaatattttttctaatacCAATAGGCAATAAAGAATATCCATTATTGAATAatatagtattgtatgtgtatATACAGATACGTACTCTAATTGTGGACCTGTTCGGCTGTGCCAATCCACAGTATCCACCAACATTCTTACAATAATATATAGGCTATTCCTCAGGTTTATCGATCTAGCTATGATCCTTTAAATTTTCTAGGGATCCATTAACTTAAAAACCTATGCTAGATCGTGTTTATCCACATGCGTTAAACTCtcgtatttattaataattaatatggTTGCATAATGTGAGCCAGGATATCTTACTGTATAAAAAATAagcatacttttttttttggtaaaaaaaaaaaaaaaaaaaataagcataCTTAACTGTGTTTTCTGGTTTTTTGTTGCtcttatcatattttttcttcCAATTAAACTATTCTGTTCATCTAACTTTACAAAACATGCTCTCATAAATCTGATTGGATTTGTTGTCATTCCGTTAAGAATTTTGAGCTTCGTATAAGATGAATATATTATACTATAAGAGACTGCCAAAAATACATATACTTgtgttaaagaaaaatatttttctatattagCAAGGACTTAATTCTTTCTtaacatttttacgaaaaggACGAcgttctgaattttttttaaattgaaaagaaaatgtGCCAACCATGGAGACAATGGACGCAACATATGGGGTATACGATATACTTGAACAAGAGGGTCACGGTTGTCGAGCAATATCGAGAATTTAAATCAAccttaaaataataattcaaactATGATAAAAAGGAATAATTTACGATTAAGTTATTAAAGAAAACTCAAAGAGAAATCACAACTGTGGGAATTGTGTTAACAtgataaaattaaactaattgTAGGGTAAATTTCATTAAGAACAGAACAAATATAGAGTGTGATTGGTAATGGTGTGGGGTGTtgtctaaaacttacatttagTTTTACGACTTTAAATTTACAGTaatcaagttttaataaaaaaaagttaaaatcataGTTTTTGAAATAACCTACAACTTAGAGTTgtataaatggtttatagaaCTAAATATCCATAGTAAGTTTTTAGAAATTagaatttttcataaaattatacatcaataaaatttaacgccatatcaaaaattttaaagctattGTCGTTACCAATCAAACTCATATTTGGTTTATATATGGTtgcttatatatttatatatacggGTCGTGACTAGTGAGGCCTCTCCGTGTACCGAAAGGacttcattttgttttgtttctttcttcgaTCCTTATGCACGTAtaactttgtttaaattttatatatgtacaaCTAAGGAAACAATTAGACAGAACAAAAACCTGATTAAGTCATCTTCCAATTTAATTAAGACACAAGGATAACTTGTCAGCACTATAAGTTTAAGCAGACAACGTTTCATGTTCTCGCGCAACATCTTTCTCGCTTTTGGTCAAACAATAGGAAAAACAATTTGTTTGCTTTCtccattttataattatatttatatctaaatttatttttatttttatgaattctACAATCTAATATTACTAGTTACAATTAGGTAAACACGTCGTTTTTACTAATTTTAGTTGTGATCCCTTGAAAACTACCAATTGAACAACGAAACTTATATTGAATATATCATACCAAGTTGAAATTGATCGAGTAGTAATCCTTGGAGATTAATCACTGTTATAAGCGGATCCATATTATATTCAAGTCATCCTATAATTAATATAGAGGAttaataaggaaaaaaatagaatatctgtTATGAAACCAAAGTAATTTGGTTATTCATATTACATTTTGCGTCTGCCAAtgcaaattttaaagttttaagaaTACCTTGTTTAGAGTTTGAAGAACTGCAAGACACTACTTGAACGGTCGGTGTATATCTAATTCACAAATAGCGAACTCACTGAACGGTGACTTTGACTGTGAGCAGTTATTAATAACCACCGAATTTAGATGCATGCATAATGCATAGATCAGACAAGGTAGTAGCAGTAATATAATGAATATCTAAACGCCGgtgaattatataaatataacatacttgtaatcaaaaaaaaaaaaaaacatacttgTAATCTTTGGAAGAAACCAGGGCTCCTCCATACGTACAGTAGTCATATATTATGGTTAAAGTGCCCAAACTTGAGGAAATTTAATGATTTGATTTCATAATGGTGAAATATTGGAATGTTGAAAAAGAACAGGCAACTGAAAGTGTGAAACTGTGAATATCCTGTAAGAGAGTTAAAGAGGTCGAAAGAGAGCTtgcagtttcaggttacgtaTGAATTTATCAGAAATATAAGACCACCATTAACCGGGGTGATTACCCCGGTgcttaacctttttttttgaaaaaaaaaatggaaaaagtaagCAGCAGCGCTTGTTCAGCCGCAGTAAACGTCGGTTGTTCCCACTGTTCGCGGACTCCACAGACACGTGGCAGCCCGcgattggtttatttttttttaatcagataaaaatcaaaaaaaaaatttgagcaCCCCATTTAGGGTACTAGGGTTAATTATACCCTAAGAAGACCTTtgccaaaaagaaatattagaAGACCGatcatatttgattttttgacGAAAGTATCTCTCCTTTCTACAAACACGACCAgtcatatttaaattatatagcatttaaaaaaaaatgatatctatactattatttgaaaaatcattaaacaaatttaatttgactaattaaacttttaatatctaataaataaattatataattcattatttaaCTGATTAcaaactaatattataaaaatatttcaaaaataaatggaatttttttttgaaaaaagaagataattccatgtatttattttgtgttcatCTACAtctttatttcttatttatttatttttataattagtattatatatacacatatcataattagatttatcattatactaaaatgttataaatagttttaaacaaaataacaaaaaatgatttatatttgtttctaaACATAATATGTCAtggcatatttttaaaaattattgaatttattttagCATTAAAATACTAAAACGAAGTACataaacaataacaataaatttgatttatatttgtttgttaacaTGATTTTCgtgatattttcatttttattcttatcatTCAATTGCAAGAATAACTTGTATTTGATATTTaagttgaaaatttaatattttttgtttttatttttactaaatttttattgttatcatcCTGTTGCAAGAATAACTttcaaaaaagaatattttcaaaatattattttgcaacaagtaccttatatttatgaaaatttaaaatttactttatttacttttaatttttcaagattttcaaaaaaatataactttttttaaattaaaatttccttaaaagactattatgtaaataaaaatgtgattctattattttttataaaaaatgtattttccaaaatgatttgtcttagttataattattaaagtttaaaagttaaaagaccATTTGAAAATAACAAACTATGATTTACaattaagaaatattattttataggaAAATAGTAATCTCTATTTAAAAGTAGGAAATGTTCTTATCTTATACATTacatattaatgttttgtttatcaACAAAGTTGGTTTGCTTGAGTGTTTGTTCAGTTATTATAGGAAGtattttacaatataattatacatatatcaatattCTTATTTACTTTGACTAATATAATATGCAATGCTGAGTTTGGTTTAACATTCTTgtgcttttgatttattttgagattttataGGTTATGCTAATTCCTAGAATTTGGTTTAATTACATCACTTTATATTACCAAttatatctttgtttttttttgattaaatcattgtttataaattaatataataaaaatttgttcaaGATAAAAACATATTCACAAGATATTAATGTTgttatccaaaaataatatttttaaatcaataaaaattaagaaattaagaaattgaaagattcataaaatagtataaatttcatgttttatttaattttttgatttttaaactaatagtatatttattaataaatatttattaaataattatgccgcatgtgcgggcaaaacTCCTAGTACACTTTAAATTATAACTTTAAGTTCTATCCTAAATAGATAATTTAATACTTTCTTCGTTTCATAAATAATGTCGCTTATacatttttcacacatattatgAAATTGATTGAAAtgcatttatgttttcattaatgtCATCTATTTAaccaatattattttaaataaatacatttatttatcAGTGCATTTTACAATTGATATTGAGCTAAAATTAAGTATAAATTGCATTGAAATTGACATTTTTttatgtaacaagaaaaaaatgttaaagttGTTGGATAAGCTTCAAGGTTACTTGAAGAACAAGTTATTCATTAAAGATAAGTAGAATAACTTATATGTTTAGGATAAAGTTAAGAATACTAGATAGACTAGTAATAGGTTAAGATAATGATCCCTGTTACCTATATAAAGAGATCTAATGTAAGATGATCTAATTGTAAGAAAGAAAGCtaagaaagaaataaataaaacaaagaaccGTTTTATAAAGTTTTGTGTCTTTGATTCctttatttggtatcagagctcaggCTCAGGCTTTGTCTAATCAAACTCCTTATGAAAGTATAAAAGGAAAGAAGCCAAGCATATCTCACATTAGAGTCTTCGGGTGTATGGCATACGCAAATAAAGACTCAGGTCAGCTAAGGAAACCCGATGACAGATCAGaagcttatccaacattctCTATTTTAAACTTCAAGTCATTTGCACCGTGGTCTTGTACCTTGATCAGCTCCCTCATCTTTTAGAACTCTGATCCGAGTGGACAACAAATCAGCTATTGCACTTGCCAAGAACTCAGTGTTCCACCGACGCAGCAAACACATTCACAAGCGCTTCCACTTTATTAGAGAGTGTG
The nucleotide sequence above comes from Brassica napus cultivar Da-Ae chromosome A9, Da-Ae, whole genome shotgun sequence. Encoded proteins:
- the LOC106365016 gene encoding LOB domain-containing protein 29; the encoded protein is MSSSSSSSLSGSPCGACKFLRRKCSKGCVFAPYFCHEQGASHFAAIHKVFGASNASKLLSQLPTSDRCEAAITISYEAQARLQDPIYGCVSHIFALQQQVVNLQAQLEILKQQVAQSMMFADSPSSENPNSFYGDTTKTTSYHHDHHQEHQNIYHHHDQTHLVNQIGSLGTGQHGDATVNSYPSQNSSGLGEFSIYPELEQHLNTFNQDHLKELQSANFGYISFS